A single region of the Gossypium arboreum isolate Shixiya-1 chromosome 12, ASM2569848v2, whole genome shotgun sequence genome encodes:
- the LOC108477995 gene encoding protein M7-like — MKFFGPKALPVFLFGLVLTGFVDKGEGNACSSTFFTALVQLIPCRAAVAPFSPIPPSETCCNAIKALGQPCLCVIVNGAPISGVDRNMALQLPEKCTANFEPCDIMK; from the exons ATGAAGTTTTTTGGTCCCAAGGCTCTGCCAGTTTTTCTTTTTGGGTTGGTCCTAACAGGTTTTGTGGATAAAGGCGAGGGCAATGCTTGTAGCAGCACATTCTTCACAGCACTCGTGCAGTTAATACCCTGCAGAGCAGCAGTTGCTCCCTTTAGCCCCATTCCACCAAGTGAGACCTGCTGCAATGCCATCAAAGCTCTGGGGCAACCCTGCCTGTGCGTTATTGTAAATGGCGCTCCTATATCTGGTGTCGATCGGAACATGGCCCTGCAGCTGCCTGAGAAATGCACTGCAAACTTTGAACCAT GTGATATAATGAAGTAG